One window of the Chrysiogenia bacterium genome contains the following:
- a CDS encoding YfiR family protein has product MNTMKSKTILGAAAALVVLLAVSILNLTGGTNLAHAALSRSERAKQEAEFINNFLSFVDWPGTAFYDDKAPAVLCVVGKNPFANTLSKYAAGKDGPRPLAVVELESLAQAPACHMIYIESSAKARVSEIMGSFGDSAVLTVSEIE; this is encoded by the coding sequence ATGAACACGATGAAATCGAAAACCATCCTCGGCGCGGCGGCGGCTCTTGTCGTACTGTTGGCCGTTTCAATTCTGAACCTCACGGGCGGCACGAACCTCGCCCACGCCGCGCTCAGCCGTTCGGAGCGGGCCAAGCAGGAAGCGGAGTTCATCAACAACTTCCTGAGCTTCGTCGACTGGCCGGGCACCGCTTTCTACGACGACAAGGCCCCGGCCGTGCTCTGCGTGGTGGGCAAGAACCCCTTCGCCAACACCCTGAGCAAGTATGCCGCGGGCAAGGACGGACCGCGCCCGCTGGCCGTCGTGGAGCTCGAATCCCTGGCGCAGGCACCTGCGTGCCACATGATCTACATCGAATCCTCGGCAAAGGCCCGGGTCAGCGAGATCATGGGCAGCTTCGGCGATTCCGCCGTGCTGACCGTCAGTGAAATCGAAG